ACAGAAATGCAAAGTCTGTTTGTACAAAGTAAaaacaaaatataaaaaaaagcCAAAAAAAGACAACAAAAGGTGGGTGGTGTCGAATCAAAGCAGCCCGCGGTTATTCACGATTATTCATTTTATTTGTGTTATTCGTCGTTCGCCCCGAACCGCTAGACTCGTCGGACCATTAAAATCGCCTAATTCGCGAGCTGTTCACGAGTTAACTGGCTGTTGAACCGGATCGCTGGAAATTCGCCCCGGCACGGGCGGCCCGACCGTTTAGCCGGCTCTACTGATACGACAGCCAACCATTACTACTACTAGGTTCTCAAATAAAGTAAGAGCTCCCaagtaaagagtttatatctttaacATGAAGTAACATAAATTGCCTCAGAAGTTAATACAATAGCTCAAGAAAAGAAATTTATCAGTAACTAGTCAATATTTGTCAAGTGTAATACATAAACAAGCAACATTTGTAAAGAAAAACAATGGCAGTTGGTCTGTGATCTCAGATGATAGGCAGTTGGTCTGTGATCAACcgtataagtcacttttcaccatattagagtcaatttacaccctataagagccacttgccaccatattgatacaattagcatgttaacatcatgaaaATCCAGTTTAGCTTCGTTTTAGCACACTTTGATATTTCATAATAGGACTCAactttgggccacattttgactctaatcaactatgtaagtcacttttcaccatattagagtcactttgcaccctattagagtcacttaccaccatatatctgtaaaattaacatgttaacattatacacatccaatttgacatccttttaccatctcttagtgccactttcatacaagtcaattttgttccacattttggctctaatcaaccgtgtaagtcacttttcaccatattagagtcactttgcaccctataagagtcacttgtcactatatatattgatataattaatatgttaacatcatgtacatgcaatttgacatcctttaagcaTCTCTTGATTGTCCTAAAATCAGCAATTGACGTACTCTTTGCCACACATGGTCTGAGCATATCGAGTATTCGTGGTCAAGGTTTTGACGGGGCTAGTAATATGAGCAGACATATTAGTGGGCTAAAAGTTTAATACTAGCAGAAAATGCATCTGCCTTTTATGTGCATTGCTTTGCTCATCAATTGCAGCTCACACTTGTTGCAGTTTCAAAAAAGCATGATAAAATTTGCTCATTTTTTTACCATCTAGCATCTTTGGTGAATTTTGTTGCGGCTTCTTGCAAAAGAAAAGAATTAGTCTGGGTGAAACAAATAGAAAAGTTAGCTGAAGAAATATCCCAAGGCAATCGAATGACTGGTAAAGGCTTGAATCAAGAGGCAGTTCTTAAACGTCCAGGAGATACAAGATGGTGTTCGCATTATAATACAATTCTAAGTGTGACTTCTTTATTTTTCACCGGCACTTGATCTGCTTGAAGAAATAAAAGTTATGCCTTCCTTTCATGAAAATAAAGGAGAGATTTATAGACTTATTGATGCAATGAATGACTTTGAGTTTATTTTTCTATTGCATTTGATGAGAAAAGTTTTAGGAATCACAAATGACTTATCACAAGCACTACAAAGAAAAGTCCAGGATCTTGCTAATGCTTTATGTTTGGTAaatgtatcgaagaaaatgttaCAAACATTCAGAGATGATGGATGGAATGAGTTAATTGTTGATATTTCCAAATTCTGTGAAAAGTTTGAGATCGATGTCCCAGATATGGATGCTATCTCTATGCCTCGTGGAAGATCAAGACGTAAACTGCAAAAAGTTTCTAATAAACACCACTTCAAGATTAGTTTGATGAATACTATAATTGATTATCAATTGCAAGAGATTAACGAGCGTCTTGATAGAGATAACATGGAGTTACTTTCCTGCATATCATGCCTAAATCCGCAGAATTCTTTTTTAACTTTTGATAGTAAAAATTAGTTCAACTTGCAAGATTTTATACTTCAGAATTTGATCAAATTCGTCTTCTATCACTTGAAGACCAGCTTTCTAGCTATATTGTTGACATGAGAAGTAATGctgattttcaaaatttgaagGGCATCCATGATCTTGCTCAAAAAATGCTTCAAAAACACAAAGATATTGGATTTCCTTGGGTTTATATGTTGATAAAATTGTCACTAATTCTACCGGTTGCAACTGCAACAGTTGAGAGAGGATTTTCAGCAATGAAACTTGTTAAAACTACGCTTCGGAATAGAATGGGAGATATTTGGTtgaatgattgtttgataacATATATTGAGAGAGAGATTTTTCAAATAATTGAAAATGAAGAAATTATGAAACGATTTCAGAGTATGAAAGATAGGCTGATGATCTTGTAAATATTACATTATAATATATGTTCATTTGCTCTTTTGCTTATAGTTGTTGATTTgattacaattttttttttccGGCCCCCCTAAATTGAAACCTGGATCCGCCACTAGATAGGCTTCTGGTAGCACAACCGTGAGAAATTATTAAAACGGATCATAATTCGATTTCTAAATGAAGTGAAAGGGCTCCCTAGCTATCTCAAGACTTGTACCACTTCTAGGATATTATTAGCTTAtgttttataaataattaaatattcaCTCTTAAAAAAACAGTGTATGTTCACCTCCAAAAATATTCTTGAACTAAACTTTACCTATACTTCTATAATTAGCTctataacccgtgcgaggcacaacatgttctaaaatattataatttttttaattaattttaatattttttttggcATATTTAAAAACTTAAATTAATGATAAATATTGAGAATTATCAACCTTATTTTACTCTATGTTGTATTTGAAAAAAAATTTCTAATAGCAGTTATATTATTGTCGACTTGCCTCTTCATATTTGATACTGTAGAATAATTTTTTTGTGTTGTATTGGGGTAATTTTGTGTAATACACGTGCATAGTGTAGTGTATATGTGACTATATACTATACACGTGACAAAATATATTTTGAACTGTAAAATACGTTTTTTGTATTATATTGATAATAATTTTATGTAATATTACAGATACATGAAGATATATATGTGATTATATTATTGTCTCATTTATAGGTAAGTATTTGATGTTTAAAGTATGCCATAAAAAATCGTATTAAATGTTaaacaatttaaaaatattatgtttTGCAAGTGTACCCTAAAATTATTTGGTGATGATTTCTCTTAAACCACAATTAATTTATTACATGTCACTAAAAAATTGATGtaatttttatgttaattattatCTCAGATTTTTAATTCTTAATTAAATTTATcacattttaaattttatatcattgaaaataacatatgtatacatatatatgtaaGTGTGTGTAGCTATTAATTACAAAAAAATTCATATACTTTAATGAAGATTAGCTATTAATGAATATTAAATAAGAAATAATAAATAGAACAAGGGTTAAAATAGTCATTTCACATTGAATAAATTGTCGCACCCAACCTcatttgctctattatatatataatagatttaatATACCTTGAAGTTATTAATGTATAAAATAAcgaagaaaaaaaaaagaatataaCAAGCAATGGAATTATTGTAGCAACGCAAAAATAAGAACACACCAGATAGAAATTTATTAAAAGCAAAACAAATATCCTTCAAAGTTCGAAAgaatgttaaaaataatatttttttggtGCAAAATGCTGAAAATATCCATTCTGGGAGTGTAGTGCTGAAAATATTCGTTTGGATACGCATTTGCCATATGATTATCATGTTTTGTACTAAATACTCATTTGTCAAATGAGTATccagtttttattttttttatatttttgtgATACGCATTTGACAAATGCGTATCCCAATGATAATACGAAATGCGTATCTTTAGTATTCTCAAATGCGTGTAATACGCATTTGAGCATATTTTTTATGCGTATACCAATGATAATACGAAATGCGTATCTTTAGTATTCTCAAATGCGTGTAATTAGCATTTGAGCATATTTTTTGAAAATGGATATTTTGAGCAAATTCAACCCAAAAATGGGTATTTTTAACCATTATCCTCAAGGTTGATCCAAAAAACAACAAAAACACAAGTAACCAGCACTGTCACACAAATCCTTTCATCTGCTTCTCCTTGATTGGAAACTATGGAAAGAATGCACTTGACCACATGCCACCATTCTGCGCATCTCCACAGGGCATCATCATCTCCTCACCGTGACTAAATCCCAAATTCTGGCAGTGTTGCTCCTGGTTCAGCATCTGATCAGTACTGCTGTTCCCACTATTGCTGTTGATCCAGTCGCTAAACCAAGGCGGTCtctgctgctgctgctgcattgCTTCCATCTCGCCCTCTATAGCCTTTTCTTCCGTTCCATCAACACAATTAGTCACTCCTTTACCTTTCAACATTGCAGCAGCTGATCCCGAGCCACAGCCAGATCCAGAGCCAGAGCCAACTTTCCCAGGAGTAGTATTCTTTTTCTTAGTAGCCGATATCTGATCAATTCTTTTATAAATCTCCTTCAACTTGTGATCAATAAGCCAACCAAGATCATTCAAATCCGGGATCATCAAATTTTGTAAACCAATTTTCCCCGTCAAACACTGATACATAACCTCAATCATTTCCTTCTCCCTATTATCCTTACACTGTTTCTTCAACTGCTCATTAGCTTTCGCAATCCTCTGTCGCATAAAACTCTCCTGATTAACCATCTTCTTGCTCTGCTCCATCTCCGGCATTCGCTTAAACTGAGACAACACACGCTGAACACCTTCTGTATTAGGCCACACTTCAGGTTGGGGCTCATAGTGACTATAAATGATAGCACAAGCATCAATACCACATAAGgtactcaactctccaaccttctTCATCAGCCCCTTCTTCCTTTTCTTGAATGTCGCTTTTCGAGAAGCATCATTACTGATGAATGCTAACTTCACCTTCTTTCTTGTCATGATGCCTTGTATGATTTTTGTAGAAAACACCAAACAGGGCaagatcaaagtatatggaagttatgtgtttatatataaCTCTTTTTTGCTCTTTCACTACTAAATAAGAAATGTGTGCATTTTTGTAAACGCATCTGAGATTTCTTTGCCAATGAGGCAAATCAATATAATTAAATTTCTTGATGCATAACATGAACACGCATTTATATGTTAAGATCTTTGTTTCTTCTTAATTTGTTTTTGGTATATGGTTTTACACGTTTTCATGTCATTTGAGATAAGTATAATTAGTTGTAATATCTAGCTAAATAAAAATTTCCATAGTTAGGTAATAAATATAGAATCATTTTAATTGGAAACATATAATCTCAATATGATTTTCCAAATCGGTAAAATCGTAAAATTATAATTACTTGCGTGATTGTTAAGTACAAATAATTAACGGCTACATTGAATAGTAAATTATATTTGGATCAATTTGAAAGTATGGTGTTCCCTTCTTCAAAATTTAAATCAAAGCCGCAACGAGCTAAGTTGGATATTACACGAACAATACATAGTTGACTACAATTTATAAGTTACTTATAAATCAGAATACATATACTTTTaagattattttattaattacaagatatcttaaGCCGGTTCGGAACGATGTTTAGAATAGATACAATTTCAGTGACTTGTTCGACTCTTGCCCATCCGTAAAAAAAGCGAGGGAGATACGCGATATCAAGGTGTTTTGGGCTAAATGAAAATGTCAGTTGACTGATATTGATACCGTATCAGTTGACTTATACTGATACTGATATCGTATCGTCCTCTTTTCCTTCTGTAACAGAGTAACTCATTTGCAAAAATTAactttgtttttcaaaaataacaaATTTGTTTTTTAAAAACTAACTTTTTCAAAATACGAGTAAAAATAAAATTTGTTTGTCTTAATTAGTTTATCAAATAAAAatatgagttaattgttaaaaatgTTGAAATGTGTTATAAATCGAAAATCTTTTTCAATATAAAAATGTAATTTAAAAACAGAAATCCAAAAAATGTAAAATTGTAACAGAAATGCAAAGTCTGTTTGTACAAAGTAAAaaacaaaatataaaaaaaagcCAAAAAAAGACAACAAAAGGTGGGTGGTGTCGAATCAAAGCAGCCCGCGGTTATTCACGATTATTCATTTTATTTGTGTTATTCGTCGTTCGCCCCGAACCGCTAGACTCGTCGGACCATTAAAATCGCCTAATTCGCGAGCTGTTCACGAGTTAACTGGCTGTTGAACCGGATCGCTGGAAATTCGCCCCGGCACGGGCGGCCCGACCGTTTAGCCGGCTCTACTGATACGACAGCCAACCATTACTACTACTAGGTTCTCAAATAAAGTAAGAGCTCCCaagtaaagagtttatatctttaacATGAAGTAACATAAATTGCCTCAGAAGTTAATACAATAGCTCAAGAAAAGAAATTTATCAGTAACTAGTCAATATTTGTCAAGTGTAATACATAAACAAGCAACATTTGTAAAGAAAAACAATGGCAGTTGGTCTGTGATCTCAGATGATAGGCAGTTGGTCTGTGATCAACcgtataagtcacttttcaccatattagagtcaatttacaccctataagagccacttgccaccatattgatacaattagcatgttaacatcatgaaaATCCAGTTTAGCTTCGTTTTAGCACACTTTGATATTTCATAATAGGACTCAactttgggccacattttgactctaatcaactatgtaagtcacttttcaccatattagagtcactttgcaccctattagagtcacttaccaccatatatctgtaaaattaacatgttaacattatacacatccaatttgacatccttttaccatctcttagtgccactttcatacaagtcaattttgttccacattttggctctaatcaaccgtgtaagtcacttttcaccatattagagtcactttgcaccctataagagtcacttgtcactatatatattgatacaattaatatgttaacatcatgtacatgcaatttgacatcctttaagcaTCTCTTGATTGTCCTAAAATCAGCAATTGACGTACTCTTTGCCACACATGGTCTGAGCATATCGAGTATTCGTGGTCAAGGTTTTGACGGGGCTAGTAATATGAGCAGACATATTAGTGGGCTAAAAAGTTTAATACTAGCAGAAAATGCATCTGCCTTTTATGTGCATTGCTTTGCTCATCAATTGCAGCTCACACTTGTTGCAGTTTCAAAAAAGCATGATAAAATTTGCTCATTTTTTTACCATCTAGCATCTTTGGTGAATTTTGTTGGGGCTTCTTGCAAAAGAAAAGAATTAGTCTGGGTGAAACAAATAGAAAAGTTAGCTGAAGAAATATCCCAAGGCAATCGAATGACTGGTAAAGGCTTGAATCAAGAGGCAGTTCTTAAACGTCCAGGAGATACAAGATGGTGTTCGCATTATAATACAATTCTAAGTGTGACTTCTTTATTTTTCACCGGCACTTGATCTGCTTGAAGAAATAAAAGTTATGCCTTCCTTTCATGAAAATAAAGGAGAGATTTATAGACTTATTGATGCAATGAATGACTTTGAGTTTATTTTTCTATTGCATTTGATGAGAAAAGTTTTAGGAATCACAAATGACTTATCACAAGCACTACAAAGAAAAGTCCAGGATCTTGCTAATGCTTTATGTTTGGTAaatgtatcgaagaaaatgttaCAAACATTCAGAGATGATGGATGGAATGAGTTAATTGTTGATATTTCCAAATTCTGTGAAAAGTTTGAGATCGATGTCCCAGATATGGATGCTATCTCTATGCCTCGTGGAAGATCAAGACGTAAACTGCAAAAAGTTTCTAATAAACACCACTTCAAGATTAGTTTGATGAATAC
This region of Apium graveolens cultivar Ventura unplaced genomic scaffold, ASM990537v1 ctg6940, whole genome shotgun sequence genomic DNA includes:
- the LOC141703657 gene encoding agamous-like MADS-box protein AGL80; amino-acid sequence: MTRKKVKLAFISNDASRKATFKKRKKGLMKKVGELSTLCGIDACAIIYSHYEPQPEVWPNTEGVQRVLSQFKRMPEMEQSKKMVNQESFMRQRIAKANEQLKKQCKDNREKEMIEVMYQCLTGKIGLQNLMIPDLNDLGWLIDHKLKEIYKRIDQISATKKKNTTPGKVGSGSGSGCGSGSAAAMLKGKGVTNCVDGTEEKAIEGEMEAMQQQQQRPPWFSDWINSNSGNSSTDQMLNQEQHCQNLGFSHGEEMMMPCGDAQNGGMWSSAFFP